One window from the genome of Grus americana isolate bGruAme1 chromosome 2, bGruAme1.mat, whole genome shotgun sequence encodes:
- the RNF152 gene encoding E3 ubiquitin-protein ligase RNF152: protein METLSQDSLLECQICFNYYSPRRRPKLLDCKHTCCSVCLQQMRTSQKDLRCPWCRGITKLPPGYSVSQLPDDPEVIAVIAIPHTSEHTPVFIKLPSNGCYMLPLPLSKERALLPGDIGCRLLPSSQQKSLTVVTIPAEQQPLQGSLPTEAGVEEPDRRGVVKSSTWSGVCTVILVACVLVFLLGIVLHNMSCISKRFTVISCG, encoded by the coding sequence ATGGAGACCCTGTCCCAGGACTCTCTGCTGGAGTGCCAGATTTGCTTTAACTACTACAGCCCCCGCCGGCGGCCCAAGCTGCTGGACTGCAAGCACACCTGCTGCTCCGTGTGCCTGCAGCAGATGAGGACCAGCCAGAAGGACCTGCGGTGTCCCTGGTGCCGTGGGATCACCAAGCTGCCGCCGGGGTACTCTGTATCGCAGCTTCCCGATGACCCCGAGGTGATCGCTGTCATTGCAATACCCCACACCTCGGAGCACACCCCCGTCTTCATCAAACTCCCCAGCAATGGGTGCTACATGCTGCCCTTGCCCCTCTCCAAGGAGAGGGCGCTACTGCCAGGAGACATCGGCTGCCgcctcctgcccagcagccagCAGAAGTCCCTGACAGTGGTGACgatcccagcagagcagcagccgctGCAGGGCAGCCTCCCCACCGAGGCAGGAGTGGAGGAGCCGGACCGGAGAGGCGTTGTGAAAAGCTCCACCTGGTCGGGGGTTTGCACTGTGATCCTGGTGGCCTGCGTCCTGGTCTTTCTCCTGGGCATCGTCCTCCACAACATGTCGTGCATTTCCAAGCGCTTCACGGTGATCTCCTGCGGctga